From Flavobacterium alkalisoli, the proteins below share one genomic window:
- a CDS encoding response regulator encodes MQYRILLTDDDLDDRDFFRDAINKISNSEVSCITLDDGHILIATLAEHSEERPNIIFTDINMPPMSGWKVLSILKEHNTYKDIPVIMYYTSQHDEEIIKAKKLGALGYFNKPPDFLELQNAIQEVIEHLRTGTIDQLCNNSKIFF; translated from the coding sequence ATGCAGTATAGAATTCTACTTACAGATGATGACCTTGATGACAGGGATTTCTTTAGGGATGCAATAAATAAAATTAGCAATAGTGAGGTATCATGCATTACACTAGATGATGGTCACATCCTAATCGCTACATTGGCAGAGCACAGTGAGGAAAGGCCAAATATAATTTTTACAGATATAAATATGCCTCCTATGAGCGGATGGAAGGTTCTGTCGATATTAAAAGAACATAATACCTACAAGGATATTCCTGTTATTATGTATTATACCTCACAACATGACGAGGAAATTATAAAGGCTAAAAAACTTGGCGCCTTAGGCTACTTTAATAAGCCACCCGATTTTCTGGAATTGCAAAACGCAATACAAGAAGTTATCGAACATCTTCGAACCGGTACGATAGACCAGCTTTGTAACAATTCAAAAATATTTTTTTAG
- a CDS encoding DoxX family protein: protein MKKYQIIFWVATVILILWEGVMPLSTVFFAPEYVNAGTKPLGYPDYFAYTLIICKVLGVIAISFPKIPGKLREWAYAGLTFNLIFAFISHAAVDKNIGFMLMPLVVLLILAVSYYYGNKIRKQQPDNDTQLKGVFGN from the coding sequence ATGAAAAAGTATCAGATAATCTTCTGGGTGGCCACGGTCATCCTTATCCTTTGGGAAGGTGTGATGCCGCTCAGCACCGTCTTCTTTGCACCTGAATATGTAAACGCAGGTACAAAACCCCTGGGATATCCCGATTACTTTGCTTATACGCTAATCATTTGCAAAGTATTAGGCGTAATAGCGATCTCGTTTCCTAAAATTCCTGGTAAGCTAAGAGAGTGGGCCTATGCAGGTCTGACGTTTAACCTGATTTTTGCGTTCATCAGCCATGCGGCCGTAGATAAGAATATAGGGTTTATGCTGATGCCGCTCGTGGTTCTGCTTATTCTTGCCGTTTCATATTATTACGGCAATAAGATACGAAAACAACAACCGGATAACGATACACAACTGAAAGGAGTCTTTGGGAATTAA
- a CDS encoding SRPBCC family protein yields MAEQKKITVEATINAPVTKVWHAWNTPGDIVKWNTPDPSWHCPSSENDLRVKGMFKNRMEAKDGSFGFDFEGTYDKVELNREIGYTMPDGRKVATLFAEIGSKTTVTTTFDPETQNDPEFQKQGWQAILDNFVRYVESKN; encoded by the coding sequence ATGGCAGAACAAAAAAAGATTACGGTAGAAGCAACGATTAATGCTCCCGTAACAAAAGTATGGCACGCCTGGAATACGCCGGGTGATATTGTAAAATGGAATACGCCGGACCCAAGCTGGCATTGCCCATCCAGCGAAAATGACCTTCGTGTAAAAGGGATGTTCAAAAACAGGATGGAAGCGAAAGACGGAAGTTTCGGTTTTGATTTTGAAGGCACCTATGACAAGGTTGAACTGAACAGGGAAATAGGCTATACCATGCCCGATGGAAGAAAAGTCGCTACTTTGTTTGCGGAGATCGGCAGCAAGACAACGGTCACAACCACATTTGACCCTGAAACACAAAATGACCCTGAATTCCAGAAACAAGGCTGGCAGGCGATCCTGGATAATTTTGTGAGGTATGTTGAATCAAAAAATTAA
- a CDS encoding M16 family metallopeptidase, with amino-acid sequence MNKLIKTFASVGFFVLVSFLATETATGQNLTENLATDPKVTIGTLKNGMKYYIRPNSKPENKVELRLIVNVGSLLEDDDQQGLAHFTEHMLFNGTKNFPKNELVNNLQSMGVQFGADLNAETRFDETVYMLPIPTDNPKNLETGFQILQDWAHGALMTDKDIDEERKIVLEEARSSKGARDRLQRKVLPELLANSRYSQRLPIGKEDLLRTFKPEVLKRFYKEWYRPDLMAVVVVGDVTAEKAETLVKKYFSTLTNPTKGRARTVYGASPYTKQSAMFLTDPEQSSTMLSINFSPRKTEADKTTGDYRNTLVEQLAFSAINLRYQDMASSATPPFAAAQTANSSFIRGYQALTITVIPTSDLTTALNAGVGELISIQEYGFTTAELELVKKRMLSYIEKQYNERSTTNSSAYLKEYERNFLAGEAAPGIEKEVELYRTLLPGITAEEVTAAFNKLFSKEDQEKFFAFVMSPETKDAAINSDATLLAAIEKSFAQKVTKKTDVTVSDTLLDQMPAKGSITKVQKEAKLQITTYTLSNGIKVTVKSTAFKSDEILFRGVKRGGTNSYGVKDKATVSMLGNLIQTMGYGKFTPTVLTKTLAGKNIGLRTSMTPTTNIVEGQSDIKGLESLLQLNYLELTQPRLDQELFNGFVSTAQMQLKFIKSNPQAAFVDGLITEMFNNNPLKPIAVPSEEDIALLNAQRAVAIYKKEFSSADGYHFFLVGNVDESVLKPLLEQYVASLPATGKEPEFVDNGLRIKPGNNKFVFKKGTEPQSLIIAQYFGEMPYSEDMALKANLIGDILTIRVIEKLREEMGSIYSGNFSGSMEKEPFPSYTIITQLPTGPENVDAILKQTDVEIAKLKKDGPEQKDLDKVRIATIEKRREEIKTNAYWLSKLQQLEFSGYSIERFLNFENEINKITVKDIKKAANKFFDGKNSFIAILNPEK; translated from the coding sequence ATGAACAAATTAATTAAAACCTTTGCATCGGTCGGTTTCTTTGTGCTGGTAAGCTTTTTGGCTACCGAAACTGCCACAGGGCAAAACCTTACCGAAAACCTGGCTACAGACCCTAAAGTGACCATTGGTACCTTAAAGAACGGAATGAAATATTACATCCGTCCGAACAGTAAGCCTGAAAATAAAGTAGAGCTGCGCCTTATTGTAAATGTCGGTTCCCTTCTTGAGGACGATGACCAGCAGGGGCTTGCCCACTTTACGGAGCACATGCTTTTTAACGGGACTAAGAATTTTCCTAAAAATGAACTGGTGAATAACCTACAGTCAATGGGTGTACAGTTTGGGGCTGACCTGAATGCGGAGACGAGGTTTGATGAAACGGTATATATGCTTCCCATCCCTACAGATAATCCTAAGAACCTGGAGACCGGTTTCCAGATTCTCCAGGATTGGGCACATGGTGCGTTGATGACCGATAAGGATATAGATGAGGAGCGAAAGATTGTGCTGGAGGAAGCGCGATCAAGTAAGGGCGCCCGGGACAGGCTTCAAAGGAAGGTCCTCCCTGAATTGCTGGCAAATTCGAGATACAGCCAAAGGCTGCCGATCGGCAAGGAAGATCTGCTGAGGACTTTTAAACCTGAGGTCTTAAAGAGATTTTACAAAGAATGGTACCGCCCGGACCTGATGGCTGTTGTTGTAGTGGGCGATGTTACGGCTGAAAAGGCCGAAACACTGGTAAAAAAATATTTCAGTACCCTTACCAATCCGACAAAAGGAAGGGCCCGTACTGTATATGGGGCCAGCCCATATACAAAACAGAGCGCAATGTTCCTGACAGATCCTGAGCAGTCCTCGACCATGTTGTCTATTAATTTTTCACCACGCAAAACAGAAGCCGACAAAACAACTGGCGACTACAGGAATACGCTGGTGGAACAGTTGGCCTTCAGCGCCATCAACCTGCGTTACCAGGATATGGCAAGCTCTGCAACACCGCCTTTTGCTGCAGCGCAGACCGCTAATTCAAGTTTTATAAGGGGATACCAGGCCCTTACTATTACTGTAATCCCGACATCTGACCTGACTACTGCATTGAATGCGGGTGTAGGCGAACTGATAAGCATACAGGAATATGGCTTTACTACCGCAGAACTTGAACTGGTGAAAAAAAGGATGCTGAGCTATATAGAAAAGCAATATAATGAGCGCAGTACAACCAATTCGAGTGCTTACCTGAAAGAATATGAAAGGAATTTTTTAGCTGGTGAAGCTGCTCCGGGTATAGAGAAAGAAGTTGAGCTATACAGGACGTTGCTTCCGGGCATTACGGCGGAAGAAGTTACTGCGGCCTTCAACAAGCTGTTTTCAAAAGAGGATCAGGAGAAGTTCTTTGCTTTTGTAATGAGCCCTGAAACCAAAGATGCAGCTATCAACAGTGATGCGACACTGCTTGCAGCCATAGAGAAATCATTTGCCCAAAAGGTTACCAAGAAAACTGACGTTACCGTTAGCGATACACTTTTAGATCAAATGCCGGCTAAGGGCAGTATTACAAAAGTGCAGAAAGAAGCCAAACTGCAAATTACCACCTACACCCTAAGCAATGGCATAAAAGTTACCGTGAAGTCTACCGCCTTCAAAAGTGATGAAATTCTTTTCAGGGGCGTTAAAAGAGGTGGTACAAACAGTTATGGTGTAAAGGATAAGGCGACAGTATCGATGCTGGGGAACCTGATTCAAACCATGGGCTATGGCAAATTTACTCCCACAGTCCTTACTAAGACATTAGCCGGGAAGAATATCGGTTTACGGACTTCCATGACCCCGACGACCAATATTGTAGAAGGGCAATCGGACATTAAAGGCCTTGAAAGCCTGTTACAGCTGAATTACCTGGAATTGACGCAACCTCGCCTGGACCAGGAACTGTTTAATGGTTTTGTCAGCACAGCACAGATGCAGCTTAAATTTATCAAGTCCAATCCACAGGCAGCCTTTGTTGATGGCCTGATTACGGAGATGTTCAATAATAACCCATTAAAACCCATTGCGGTACCGTCAGAAGAGGATATTGCATTATTAAACGCGCAGCGTGCTGTTGCCATATATAAGAAGGAATTTTCGAGCGCGGACGGCTACCACTTCTTTTTGGTTGGTAATGTAGATGAAAGTGTGCTAAAGCCACTTTTGGAACAGTATGTAGCGTCCTTGCCTGCAACAGGAAAGGAACCGGAATTTGTAGATAACGGATTAAGGATTAAGCCTGGAAACAATAAATTTGTATTTAAAAAAGGGACTGAGCCCCAAAGCCTTATCATCGCACAATATTTTGGGGAAATGCCCTATAGCGAAGACATGGCACTTAAGGCCAATCTGATAGGTGACATCCTGACGATAAGGGTCATCGAAAAACTAAGGGAGGAAATGGGGTCTATTTACAGCGGCAATTTTAGCGGATCCATGGAAAAGGAACCGTTCCCAAGCTATACTATCATCACACAATTACCAACAGGCCCTGAAAATGTTGATGCAATCCTTAAGCAAACCGATGTGGAAATCGCCAAGCTGAAAAAGGATGGCCCTGAACAGAAAGACCTTGATAAAGTAAGGATAGCAACGATCGAAAAAAGGAGGGAAGAGATTAAAACCAATGCCTACTGGCTTTCAAAATTACAGCAGCTTGAATTTTCAGGCTACAGTATAGAGCGTTTCCTGAATTTTGAAAATGAAATAAATAAGATCACTGTTAAGGATATAAAAAAGGCGGCTAACAAATTCTTTGATGGTAAAAATAGCTTTATAGCAATCCTTAACCCGGAAAAGTAA
- a CDS encoding Hsp20 family protein, whose protein sequence is MDDENINAKYENGLLHLTIPKKEEAKRKAQVNRHLLTFTY, encoded by the coding sequence GTGGATGATGAAAATATTAATGCTAAATATGAAAATGGCCTGCTTCACCTGACAATTCCAAAAAAAGAGGAAGCAAAAAGAAAAGCCCAGGTCAATAGACATCTCTTAACTTTCACTTATTAA
- a CDS encoding helix-turn-helix domain-containing protein yields MHLSAEEESSLIAILDRIDLECRHIDRHTQEIILSQIELLLNYSNRYYERQFLTRKSSTHHVLDRFEKLVNDYYTENTALRLGLLTVQHIAGAMNLSPNYLSDFLCIHTSLNTQQHIHEKLIELAKEKLSTTSLSVSEIAFALGFEHPQSFSTLF; encoded by the coding sequence TTGCACCTTTCAGCAGAGGAAGAAAGCAGCCTTATTGCCATCTTAGACAGGATTGACCTGGAATGCAGGCATATTGACAGGCATACGCAGGAAATAATTCTCTCACAAATCGAGCTGTTGCTTAATTATTCCAACCGTTACTATGAGCGGCAGTTCCTGACCCGAAAAAGCAGCACCCATCATGTACTCGACAGGTTTGAAAAACTTGTCAATGACTATTATACCGAGAATACAGCTTTGAGGCTTGGGTTGTTAACCGTACAGCATATTGCAGGTGCAATGAACCTGTCCCCTAACTATCTGAGTGATTTCCTCTGTATCCATACAAGCCTCAATACCCAGCAGCATATCCATGAAAAACTGATTGAGCTGGCAAAGGAAAAGCTTTCCACCACAAGCTTATCGGTAAGTGAAATTGCCTTTGCCCTTGGTTTTGAACATCCGCAGTCTTTTAGTACACTTTTTTAA
- a CDS encoding sensor histidine kinase — protein MLIHQLFYNLILNSLKFAKAGVPSRISISASAIVYKDIDYMQLRVADNGIGIKPEYTDSIFTSFTRLNSADLYEGSDLGLALCKKIVERHNGEITAKGELGEGAVFTILFPYNKS, from the coding sequence ATGCTGATACATCAGTTATTCTATAACCTTATACTTAACTCCTTAAAATTTGCAAAAGCCGGTGTCCCGTCACGCATCTCTATATCAGCATCAGCCATTGTCTATAAGGACATAGACTACATGCAGTTGAGGGTTGCGGATAATGGTATAGGTATTAAACCTGAATATACCGATTCAATATTTACATCATTCACCCGTCTAAACTCAGCGGATCTGTACGAAGGTTCAGATTTAGGCCTGGCATTGTGTAAAAAAATTGTAGAACGACACAATGGTGAAATTACCGCTAAAGGTGAACTGGGTGAAGGTGCCGTATTTACAATATTATTCCCTTATAATAAATCTTAA
- a CDS encoding helix-turn-helix domain-containing protein, whose amino-acid sequence MISIDSITEFHRLVGLPDPLHPLISVFKVSEMQFEETEVWKQFSLGFYCISLKRGIGSKVRYGGQYYDYDKGVMTFISPKQVQSVDIPHSEILGNIAGDGYTLLIHPNLLYTYPIAENIKHFGFFSYEVNEALHLSEKKEVYIAELLEKIREECAHIDRTTQDIMVALLELLLNYSKRFYERQFLTRKAVNNDLLTKLEQYLDQYFDSEDILNNGLPTVELLASKLHVSPHYLSDMLRSLTGQNAQQLIQDKIIDKAKEYLTLTNMSVSEIAYRLGFGYLQSFNKMFKRNVSLSPLQFRHFRNSATKPF is encoded by the coding sequence ATGATTAGCATTGATTCCATAACCGAATTTCACAGGCTGGTGGGGCTTCCCGATCCGCTACACCCTCTTATAAGTGTTTTTAAGGTTTCTGAAATGCAGTTTGAAGAAACTGAAGTATGGAAACAGTTCAGTTTAGGTTTTTACTGTATCTCCCTTAAAAGAGGGATTGGCAGCAAGGTGCGCTATGGTGGACAATACTATGATTATGACAAAGGGGTAATGACCTTTATCTCCCCAAAGCAGGTGCAGTCAGTAGATATTCCACACTCAGAAATACTGGGCAATATTGCAGGAGATGGCTACACGCTGCTCATCCATCCAAATTTACTCTACACCTATCCGATCGCGGAGAATATTAAACACTTTGGCTTCTTTTCCTATGAAGTGAATGAGGCGCTGCACCTTTCAGAAAAGAAAGAGGTGTATATTGCTGAGTTACTTGAAAAAATCAGGGAAGAGTGTGCCCATATCGACCGCACAACACAGGATATTATGGTGGCTCTGCTAGAACTTCTACTCAACTACAGCAAGCGTTTTTATGAGCGGCAGTTTTTAACCCGCAAAGCCGTCAACAATGATCTGCTCACCAAATTGGAGCAATATCTGGACCAATATTTTGATTCGGAGGATATTTTAAACAATGGCCTGCCAACAGTAGAACTGCTTGCCTCAAAGTTACATGTATCACCTCACTATCTTAGCGATATGCTTCGCTCACTTACTGGGCAAAATGCGCAGCAGCTTATACAGGATAAGATTATAGATAAAGCTAAGGAGTATCTTACCCTAACCAATATGTCCGTTTCAGAAATCGCATACAGGCTGGGATTTGGTTATCTGCAATCGTTTAATAAAATGTTTAAACGAAATGTATCCTTATCTCCTTTACAATTTAGGCACTTTCGTAATTCGGCGACCAAACCGTTTTAG
- a CDS encoding VOC family protein — protein sequence MLFEHDNIVKSGIFITFSGNCKEALMLYQTCFGGVLHLETFDQELHGYSEKPVIRGSLVSDSIIIHGSDLVHEEGRKIGNYLSVFLPCKDPVHRDTLIAKLKSVAANPGTSDDVDQQLIEVIDAFDVRWVLSVK from the coding sequence ATGCTGTTTGAACATGACAATATAGTAAAAAGCGGGATTTTCATAACGTTTTCCGGCAATTGCAAAGAGGCACTTATGCTTTACCAGACATGTTTCGGGGGTGTACTGCATCTTGAGACTTTTGACCAGGAGCTGCATGGTTATTCCGAAAAACCAGTGATCAGAGGCTCATTGGTTTCAGACAGCATCATTATTCACGGCTCGGATCTGGTGCATGAAGAAGGAAGAAAGATCGGGAATTATCTCTCGGTCTTTTTGCCATGTAAAGATCCAGTACATCGGGATACGCTTATTGCTAAACTGAAATCAGTCGCTGCAAATCCGGGTACCAGTGATGATGTGGATCAGCAACTCATTGAAGTAATTGATGCTTTTGATGTGAGGTGGGTACTTAGCGTTAAGTGA
- the nhaA gene encoding Na+/H+ antiporter NhaA, translated as MRSDPIDKILLIPIARFINNSTTGGILLFAAAVTALILANSPIKDAYHHFWEHTFSIGFDEFVVSKSLHHWISEGLMSVFFFVIGLELKREIMVGELSKPKNTVLPIFAGLSGMVIPALLYLTLNSSGGASSGWGIPMATDIAFALGILYLLGDRIPGSLKVFLTVLAIADDLGAVLIIALFYTSEISMMSLLFGGGFLLILVVANVLGVRSTVFYGIVGIGGLWMAFLLSGVHATVAGVIAALTIPANVKIQDKKFVIKMNSLTNDFEKSIPNNATLLTYNQLHIVDRIRFYSKAALTPLQRLEHSMTSLVTFVVMPIFALANAGITFSGNFVEHLVSNVSLGVLLGLVLGKFIGIVMISKIIIKLKLAVLPEGLNWRHIYGVAMLAGVGFTMSLFITDLAFVNLEHVVQAKIGIFVASFICGVSGFLILRKV; from the coding sequence ATGAGGTCAGACCCTATTGATAAGATTTTATTAATTCCAATTGCTCGATTTATTAATAATTCAACAACAGGCGGAATTTTATTGTTTGCGGCTGCGGTAACAGCCCTGATTCTTGCTAACTCACCTATAAAGGATGCTTATCATCATTTTTGGGAGCATACTTTTTCGATAGGATTTGATGAATTTGTAGTATCTAAATCTTTACATCATTGGATAAGTGAAGGACTTATGTCCGTTTTCTTTTTTGTGATAGGACTAGAGCTTAAAAGGGAAATAATGGTAGGGGAACTTTCCAAGCCTAAAAATACTGTTTTACCAATTTTTGCGGGATTGAGTGGTATGGTAATTCCGGCGTTATTATATTTAACTCTAAATTCATCAGGAGGGGCTTCATCAGGATGGGGAATACCAATGGCTACTGACATTGCCTTTGCACTGGGAATACTTTACCTGTTAGGAGATAGAATCCCCGGATCGCTCAAAGTGTTTTTAACTGTATTAGCTATTGCTGACGACCTTGGAGCAGTGTTGATAATTGCCCTTTTTTATACTTCAGAAATTTCCATGATGAGTTTGTTATTTGGAGGTGGATTTCTATTGATTCTTGTAGTTGCCAATGTGTTAGGTGTACGTAGTACGGTTTTTTATGGAATAGTTGGAATTGGAGGCCTGTGGATGGCTTTTTTGCTTTCAGGAGTTCACGCAACTGTTGCGGGGGTTATTGCAGCCCTTACCATTCCGGCAAACGTAAAGATTCAAGACAAAAAATTTGTAATAAAAATGAACTCCCTAACCAATGATTTTGAAAAGAGTATACCGAATAATGCTACACTTCTCACCTATAATCAGCTACATATTGTAGACAGGATAAGGTTTTATTCAAAAGCCGCATTAACACCGCTTCAACGACTCGAGCATTCAATGACTTCATTAGTTACTTTTGTTGTTATGCCTATTTTTGCTCTTGCCAATGCAGGTATAACTTTTTCAGGGAATTTTGTAGAACATTTGGTTAGCAACGTTAGTTTGGGAGTATTATTAGGTCTGGTATTAGGTAAGTTTATTGGAATTGTTATGATTTCAAAAATTATTATCAAGCTAAAACTGGCAGTACTTCCTGAAGGACTTAATTGGCGACATATTTATGGAGTGGCTATGCTTGCAGGCGTTGGGTTTACGATGTCTTTATTTATTACTGATCTTGCTTTCGTTAATTTAGAGCATGTTGTTCAAGCAAAAATAGGAATTTTTGTAGCTTCATTTATTTGTGGTGTTAGCGGCTTTTTGATATTACGGAAAGTCTAA
- a CDS encoding histone H1 — translation MNALLEKINTELEIFKTESGLQAEKGNKAAGTRVRKSALKLSKLFKEFRKFQWKRQKNNAVQSFSG, via the coding sequence ATGAACGCATTACTTGAAAAAATCAACACAGAACTGGAAATATTTAAAACAGAAAGCGGGCTCCAGGCAGAAAAAGGCAATAAGGCAGCGGGTACCAGAGTCCGTAAATCGGCTCTTAAACTAAGTAAACTTTTTAAGGAGTTCCGAAAGTTTCAATGGAAAAGGCAAAAAAATAATGCAGTACAAAGCTTTTCAGGATAG
- a CDS encoding SDR family NAD(P)-dependent oxidoreductase codes for MGGFLRFPLHSIYHAAKFGIEGWSEGMSFELGLHNIGIKTVAPGGIDTDFLGRSLDKALHIAYTELEDKLFSITNAMMDAAAKAEDIATVVFEAATDGKDQIRYVAGEDANTMYKRRNEIGNEVFRKEIRKQILGN; via the coding sequence ATGGGTGGTTTTCTTAGATTCCCACTTCATAGCATCTATCATGCAGCTAAATTTGGAATTGAGGGATGGTCTGAGGGGATGTCGTTTGAACTTGGTTTGCACAATATTGGAATTAAAACTGTAGCTCCTGGTGGTATAGACACTGATTTTTTAGGACGATCACTGGACAAAGCCTTACACATTGCCTATACGGAACTGGAAGACAAACTTTTTAGTATAACCAATGCCATGATGGATGCCGCTGCTAAAGCAGAAGATATTGCTACAGTAGTTTTTGAAGCAGCTACCGACGGTAAAGACCAAATACGTTATGTTGCCGGAGAGGATGCCAACACGATGTATAAAAGGCGTAACGAAATAGGTAATGAAGTTTTTAGGAAAGAGATAAGGAAGCAGATTTTAGGCAATTAA
- a CDS encoding GlxA family transcriptional regulator, whose amino-acid sequence MQISVFVPQYGVIEAITPAFRSFHTANEFLTVFGKEPPFKVEYVGLNENVPANNGEYTIKTDRLLKDVDHTDLLIIPPAYGPTEAGVRANAEAIPYIRNLHGKGAGIASLCLGAFLLAETGLLDGKKCSTHWAHVNEFREKYPQIEVEDGAIITQHGNIYSSGGASSLWNLILYLVEKFSDRDTAVLISKYFALDIGRDSQNQFAIFRGQRNHGDTDIEKVQDYIEKNYEDKITIENLANLAGTSRRTFERRFKDATNNTPIEYIQRVRIEAAKKFFEASRKNVSEVMYDVGYTDTKAFRDIFKKITGLKPIEYRNKFARVANEV is encoded by the coding sequence ATGCAAATCTCAGTCTTTGTTCCCCAGTACGGTGTAATTGAAGCCATTACACCAGCCTTTCGTTCTTTCCATACTGCCAATGAGTTCCTTACGGTATTTGGCAAAGAACCTCCCTTCAAGGTGGAATATGTAGGCCTTAACGAAAATGTACCTGCCAACAATGGCGAATACACGATAAAAACCGACAGGCTGCTTAAAGATGTTGATCACACCGATCTGCTCATTATACCGCCTGCTTACGGCCCCACTGAGGCAGGGGTTCGTGCAAATGCCGAAGCGATACCGTACATTCGGAACCTTCACGGGAAAGGAGCCGGCATTGCCAGTTTATGCCTTGGTGCCTTTCTGTTGGCAGAGACAGGATTACTGGACGGAAAAAAGTGCTCGACGCACTGGGCGCACGTAAATGAATTCAGGGAGAAATATCCGCAGATAGAAGTCGAGGATGGGGCAATTATAACCCAGCACGGCAATATTTACAGCAGTGGCGGCGCCAGCAGCTTATGGAATCTGATATTGTACCTGGTGGAGAAATTTTCAGACAGAGATACTGCTGTACTGATCTCAAAGTATTTTGCACTGGATATAGGCCGGGACAGCCAGAACCAATTTGCCATTTTCAGGGGCCAGCGAAACCATGGCGATACTGATATTGAAAAGGTCCAGGATTATATCGAGAAAAATTATGAGGACAAAATAACTATTGAAAATCTGGCGAACCTTGCCGGTACCAGCAGGCGGACTTTTGAAAGGCGGTTCAAGGATGCCACCAATAACACTCCTATTGAGTACATACAGCGCGTGCGGATAGAGGCAGCCAAGAAGTTCTTTGAAGCCTCACGAAAGAATGTATCCGAAGTGATGTATGATGTGGGCTATACCGATACCAAAGCATTCAGGGACATTTTTAAGAAGATAACGGGGCTTAAGCCTATTGAATACCGTAACAAGTTTGCACGGGTTGCCAATGAGGTGTAA
- a CDS encoding Hsp20/alpha crystallin family protein, protein MEKKDFNITLDGNLLTISSSREQHEEDPQENYSRSEFSYQSFRRSFQLPKDIGG, encoded by the coding sequence ATGGAAAAGAAGGATTTTAACATTACACTCGACGGCAATTTGCTGACGATTTCTTCCTCACGGGAACAGCATGAGGAAGATCCCCAAGAGAATTATAGCCGCAGTGAATTCAGTTACCAGTCTTTCCGGCGCAGTTTCCAACTACCAAAAGATATAGGTGGATGA
- a CDS encoding alpha-ketoglutarate-dependent dioxygenase AlkB family protein, giving the protein MITLFDDTELFTVGNSPKRYYDLPDMELMQYDGFVPKAEADSYYETLLHNIPWREYQIPMYDKIVTAPRMIAWYGEPEEAGEGALPWTPELLKLRKKVEKETGLSFNAVLLNLYRNGSDSVAWHSDKEHRIGSNPNIASVTFGQTRPFKFRHKTDKSIPQVEIPLHHGTLLLMSGTTNTYWEHHIPKSAKEMLPRINLTFRQVTYL; this is encoded by the coding sequence ATGATAACACTATTTGACGATACGGAACTGTTTACTGTTGGTAACTCTCCAAAACGCTATTACGACCTGCCGGATATGGAACTGATGCAGTATGATGGTTTTGTTCCGAAAGCGGAAGCGGATAGTTACTATGAGACATTGCTGCACAATATTCCCTGGAGGGAATATCAGATACCGATGTACGATAAGATAGTCACCGCACCGAGGATGATTGCCTGGTACGGTGAACCCGAAGAGGCTGGTGAAGGAGCCCTGCCCTGGACTCCGGAGCTTCTTAAACTTCGAAAAAAGGTGGAGAAGGAAACCGGGCTGTCCTTTAACGCCGTTCTGCTGAACCTCTACCGTAACGGCAGTGACAGTGTGGCCTGGCATTCGGATAAAGAACACCGCATCGGCAGCAATCCCAATATTGCCTCGGTGACCTTCGGGCAGACAAGGCCTTTCAAGTTTAGGCATAAGACCGATAAATCCATTCCACAGGTTGAGATACCGCTGCATCATGGGACTTTGCTTTTGATGTCAGGAACTACCAATACCTATTGGGAGCATCATATACCGAAATCGGCGAAGGAGATGTTGCCGAGGATTAATCTGACATTCAGGCAGGTTACGTATTTATAG